The following are encoded together in the Microterricola viridarii genome:
- a CDS encoding magnesium transporter MgtE N-terminal domain-containing protein, which translates to MSANRVFVARLAGCTVFDPAGDRVGKVRDVLVVYRKSDPPRVVGLIVEIPGRRRVFMSIGRVTSIGSGQIITDGLINVRRFEQRGGEVRVIAEMLGRKVSFVDGSGEATIEDVAIEEQGQDQSEWAISQLFVRRPKTSPSPFAKGQTVFANWSDVRETVTAGEAQSAEHLIATFSELNPADLASTLLDLPTERMFEVAGELSDDRLADVLEEMPEVEQIGILASLGDARAADVLDHMQPDDAADLIAQLPEGRGEQLLDLMEPEEADDVRFLLSYAPDTAGGLMTPEPIIVSADATVAEGLALIRRHDLAPALGAAICVTLPPYEPPTGRFLGMVHFQRMLRYPPHERLGTLLDQGLEPVTANTSAAEVSRILASYDLVSVPVVDEHHRLVGVVTIDDVLDYLLPADWRSHPDDDDDIAARAAARAQQETGSIPLIRDETAGRRTGNGTS; encoded by the coding sequence GTGAGTGCCAACAGAGTCTTCGTCGCCCGTCTGGCAGGGTGCACCGTCTTCGACCCCGCGGGCGACCGCGTGGGCAAGGTGCGCGACGTTCTGGTTGTCTACCGCAAATCGGACCCGCCCCGTGTTGTCGGCCTGATCGTGGAAATCCCCGGTCGGCGCCGCGTCTTCATGTCGATCGGCCGCGTGACCAGCATCGGCAGCGGCCAGATCATCACCGACGGGCTCATCAACGTGCGTCGCTTCGAGCAGCGCGGCGGCGAAGTGCGCGTGATCGCCGAGATGCTCGGCCGCAAGGTGAGCTTCGTCGACGGCTCCGGCGAGGCGACCATCGAGGACGTCGCCATCGAGGAGCAGGGCCAGGACCAGAGCGAGTGGGCGATCAGCCAGCTCTTCGTGCGCCGCCCCAAGACGAGCCCCTCCCCCTTCGCCAAGGGCCAGACGGTCTTCGCGAACTGGTCAGACGTGCGCGAGACAGTCACCGCCGGTGAGGCGCAGTCCGCCGAGCACCTCATCGCCACCTTCTCCGAGCTGAACCCGGCCGACCTGGCCTCGACGTTGCTCGACCTGCCCACCGAGCGCATGTTCGAGGTTGCCGGGGAGCTCTCCGACGACCGCCTCGCCGACGTGCTCGAGGAGATGCCGGAGGTCGAGCAGATCGGCATCCTCGCCAGCCTCGGCGATGCCCGTGCTGCCGACGTGCTCGACCACATGCAGCCGGATGACGCGGCCGACCTCATCGCGCAGCTGCCGGAGGGGCGCGGCGAGCAGCTGCTCGATCTGATGGAGCCGGAGGAAGCAGACGACGTGCGCTTCCTGCTCTCCTACGCCCCAGACACCGCCGGCGGCCTGATGACGCCGGAGCCCATCATCGTCTCCGCCGACGCCACCGTCGCAGAGGGCCTGGCGCTGATCCGCCGGCACGACCTCGCGCCGGCGCTCGGCGCCGCGATCTGCGTCACCCTGCCGCCTTACGAGCCGCCGACCGGCCGCTTCCTCGGCATGGTGCACTTCCAGCGGATGCTGCGCTACCCGCCGCACGAGCGCCTCGGCACCCTGCTCGACCAGGGTCTGGAGCCGGTGACGGCGAACACCTCAGCGGCCGAAGTCAGCCGCATCCTGGCCAGCTACGACCTGGTCTCTGTTCCCGTCGTCGACGAGCACCACCGACTTGTCGGGGTGGTGACAATTGACGATGTTCTCGACTATCTTCTGCCAGCCGACTGGCGAAGTCATCCCGACGACGATGACGATATCGCCGCGCGTGCTGCGGCTCGCGCGCAACAGGAGACCGGCAGCATCCCGCTGATCCGGGATGAGACCGCGGGGCGGAGGACCGGCAATGGCACGAGCTAA
- a CDS encoding aminopeptidase P family protein, with translation MDNTADATTETRPASTTADPNASRSTTPNSDVFKSYISTGWAAREDTLPAPREQASFAAARRAALSARFPGQRLIVPAGSPKQRSNDTDYPFRAHSAFAYLTGWGAESEPDAVLVFEPAGSGHEATLYFRERAGRDSEEFYHNPAIGEFWIGARPSLAQVAADLDLPTRGIAELAAVYGAVDSSTLMLRESDPAVTDAVDSARLRFAAEEALRDNAQDSPFSLEIGAEHEPDAELHEVLSEMRLVKDPYEIAQMRLAVDATERGFNDVIADFPRISASPRGERIVDGVFYTRARLDGNALGYDTIAASGAHATILHWTRNDGPVRPGELMLLDAGVEVDSLYTADVTRTLPINGTFSPVQRMIYEAVLDAADAALAIVKPGIIFREVHAAAMAVIAERTAEWGLLPVSAAESLEADKQYHRRYMVHGTSHHLGIDVHDCAQARREMYLDGVIEEGMVFTIEPGLYFQSDDETVPAEFRGIGVRIEDDILVTANGAENLSIGIPRTATDVEAWVRAGGWS, from the coding sequence ATGGACAACACCGCCGACGCCACGACCGAAACCCGCCCAGCCAGCACCACGGCCGACCCGAACGCGAGCCGCTCGACCACGCCGAACTCCGATGTATTCAAGTCCTACATCTCCACCGGCTGGGCAGCCAGGGAGGACACCCTCCCCGCCCCGCGCGAGCAGGCGAGCTTCGCCGCCGCGCGCCGCGCCGCCCTCTCCGCCCGCTTCCCCGGCCAGCGCCTGATCGTTCCGGCCGGCAGCCCGAAGCAGCGTTCCAACGACACGGACTACCCGTTCCGCGCGCACAGCGCCTTCGCCTACCTGACCGGCTGGGGCGCCGAGTCCGAGCCCGACGCCGTGCTCGTGTTCGAGCCAGCCGGCAGCGGCCACGAGGCAACGCTGTACTTCCGCGAGCGCGCAGGGCGCGACTCGGAGGAGTTCTACCACAACCCCGCGATCGGTGAGTTCTGGATCGGTGCTCGCCCCTCGCTCGCCCAGGTCGCCGCCGACCTCGACCTGCCCACCCGCGGCATCGCCGAACTGGCCGCCGTGTACGGCGCCGTCGACTCCAGCACCCTCATGCTGCGCGAGTCCGACCCGGCCGTCACCGACGCCGTCGACTCCGCCCGGCTGCGCTTCGCCGCTGAGGAGGCGCTGCGCGACAACGCCCAGGACTCCCCGTTCAGCCTCGAGATCGGTGCGGAGCACGAGCCGGATGCGGAGCTGCACGAGGTGCTCAGCGAGATGCGCCTGGTCAAGGACCCCTATGAGATCGCACAGATGCGCCTCGCCGTCGATGCCACCGAGCGCGGCTTCAACGACGTCATCGCCGACTTCCCGCGCATCTCGGCCAGCCCGCGCGGTGAGCGCATCGTCGACGGCGTGTTCTACACCCGGGCCCGCCTGGACGGCAACGCCCTCGGCTACGACACCATCGCGGCATCCGGCGCACACGCCACCATCCTGCACTGGACCCGCAACGACGGCCCCGTGCGCCCCGGCGAGCTGATGCTGCTCGACGCCGGTGTCGAGGTCGACAGCCTGTACACGGCCGACGTCACCCGCACCCTGCCGATCAACGGCACCTTCAGCCCGGTGCAGCGGATGATCTACGAGGCCGTGCTGGACGCCGCGGATGCCGCCCTGGCCATCGTCAAGCCGGGCATCATCTTCCGCGAGGTGCACGCGGCCGCCATGGCCGTGATCGCGGAGCGCACCGCAGAGTGGGGCCTGCTGCCCGTCTCGGCCGCCGAGTCGCTCGAGGCCGACAAGCAGTACCACCGCCGCTACATGGTGCACGGCACCAGCCACCACCTCGGCATCGACGTGCACGACTGCGCCCAGGCGCGCCGCGAGATGTACCTGGACGGCGTGATCGAGGAGGGCATGGTCTTCACGATCGAGCCCGGCCTGTACTTCCAGAGCGACGACGAGACGGTGCCGGCCGAGTTCCGCGGCATCGGCGTGCGCATCGAGGACGACATCCTGGTCACCGCGAACGGTGCAGAGAACCTGTCCATCGGCATCCCCCGCACCGCGACCGACGTCGAGGCGTGGGTGCGCGCCGGCGGCTGGAGCTAG
- a CDS encoding endonuclease/exonuclease/phosphatase family protein, with amino-acid sequence MFSRFLSALIGLAAAIGLLVLAWPQLFGLQNTWLIAQVVSFRGALVLASVLGILLLLVVGIIRPLRRLTGTLAVLLLVFGVAVSGVLALRGVNNGDVSLVTNGVDDSITVLSWNTRGEEPGVDAIVKLALDSGADIVALPETTDELGTEVALAMKEGGRPMWVWTLNFNDVYKARSTALLISPDLGEYTLASAAGSGPPGNTNISPPSSPSR; translated from the coding sequence ATGTTCAGCCGATTCCTCAGCGCCCTCATCGGGCTTGCCGCCGCCATCGGGCTGCTCGTGCTCGCCTGGCCCCAGCTGTTCGGACTGCAGAACACGTGGCTGATCGCGCAGGTCGTCTCGTTCCGGGGCGCGCTCGTGCTGGCATCCGTCCTCGGGATCCTGCTGCTGCTCGTCGTCGGCATCATCCGCCCGCTCCGCCGGCTCACCGGCACCCTGGCCGTGCTGCTGCTCGTCTTCGGAGTGGCCGTCAGCGGCGTGCTCGCCCTGCGCGGGGTCAACAACGGTGACGTGTCCCTCGTGACGAACGGCGTCGACGACTCGATCACGGTGCTCAGCTGGAACACGCGGGGCGAGGAGCCGGGCGTCGACGCCATCGTGAAGCTGGCGCTGGACAGCGGCGCCGACATCGTGGCGCTGCCCGAGACCACCGACGAGCTCGGCACGGAGGTCGCGCTCGCGATGAAGGAGGGCGGCCGGCCGATGTGGGTGTGGACCCTCAACTTCAATGACGTCTACAAGGCCCGCTCCACCGCACTGCTGATCAGCCCCGATCTCGGCGAGTACACGCTCGCGTCCGCCGCCGGCAGCGGGCCGCCCGGCAACACCAACATCTCCCCACCGTCGTCGCCAAGCCGGTGA
- a CDS encoding general stress protein produces the protein MSAQNPYAARNAGRFPALPQGEAVESYASYADAQRAVDVLARADFPVKQLAIIGNDLKSVELVTGKMSYGRAALGGAASGAWLGIFLGLILFIFAPSGASMPLIFAALLIGAGFGMLFGIVSYSVKRKRRDFSSVMQLIAVSYTVQAPSELVHKARNVLRGETVPAAADAADQTPPAPPAPPAPPAA, from the coding sequence ATGAGTGCCCAGAACCCCTACGCCGCCCGCAATGCCGGTCGATTCCCGGCTTTGCCCCAGGGAGAGGCTGTGGAGAGCTACGCCAGCTACGCCGACGCGCAGCGCGCCGTCGACGTCCTCGCGCGCGCCGACTTCCCGGTGAAGCAGCTGGCGATCATCGGCAACGACCTGAAGAGCGTCGAACTGGTGACGGGCAAAATGAGCTACGGCCGCGCGGCGCTCGGCGGCGCGGCATCCGGCGCCTGGCTCGGAATCTTCCTCGGCTTGATCCTGTTCATCTTCGCGCCGAGCGGGGCGAGCATGCCCCTGATCTTCGCGGCGCTGCTGATCGGTGCCGGGTTCGGCATGCTGTTTGGCATCGTCAGCTACTCGGTCAAGCGCAAGCGCCGCGACTTCAGCTCGGTGATGCAGCTGATCGCCGTCAGCTACACGGTGCAGGCTCCGAGCGAGCTGGTGCACAAGGCACGCAACGTGTTGCGCGGCGAGACGGTGCCTGCGGCGGCGGATGCCGCTGATCAGACGCCTCCGGCCCCGCCCGCGCCGCCAGCACCGCCCGCCGCCTAG
- a CDS encoding N-acetylmannosamine-6-phosphate 2-epimerase — translation MIETFHGGLIVSCQAYPGEPLRDPRAMAQIAQSAVIGGAVGIRAQGLDDIRMIHESVPLPQIGLWKVGSGGVFITPTLEHALAVIAAGAEIVAIDGTRRPRPDGLSLAETIAAIHEQTGALVMADAGSFDDGMAAQDAGADIVGTTLAGYTGEAPKTVGPDFELVRRLSARLDVPVFAEGRIHTPAQAKAMLEAGAYSVVVGTAITHPATITSWFAEALRG, via the coding sequence ATGATCGAGACATTCCACGGGGGCCTCATCGTCTCGTGCCAGGCATACCCTGGCGAACCGCTGCGTGACCCGCGTGCGATGGCCCAGATTGCGCAGTCCGCGGTCATTGGCGGCGCCGTCGGCATCCGTGCGCAGGGGCTGGACGACATCCGGATGATCCACGAGTCGGTCCCACTGCCGCAGATCGGCTTGTGGAAGGTGGGCTCGGGTGGCGTCTTCATCACACCGACGCTGGAGCACGCGCTCGCCGTCATCGCGGCGGGTGCCGAGATCGTCGCCATCGACGGCACCCGCAGGCCGCGCCCGGACGGGCTCAGCCTGGCCGAGACAATCGCCGCCATCCACGAGCAGACCGGCGCGCTCGTGATGGCGGATGCCGGCAGCTTCGACGATGGGATGGCCGCCCAAGACGCCGGGGCAGACATCGTCGGCACGACCCTCGCTGGCTATACCGGCGAGGCACCCAAGACCGTGGGCCCCGACTTTGAGTTGGTGCGGCGCCTTTCGGCGCGGCTCGATGTTCCCGTCTTCGCGGAGGGGCGCATCCACACGCCCGCGCAGGCCAAGGCCATGTTGGAGGCGGGTGCCTACTCGGTCGTTGTTGGCACGGCCATCACGCACCCGGCCACGATCACGTCGTGGTTCGCGGAGGCGCTGCGCGGCTAG
- a CDS encoding carbohydrate ABC transporter permease, whose amino-acid sequence MAQTTARRTPTAPPASPPPPSPTPSPARTARIKHLLAATTLSLPLILFALVFVAYPLISGGATAFQSKTLLNPDAAFNGIDNFIALFKNEAFAKAAGFTVLFSAVVVCLEMVLGFGLALLMNRAFPGKKLFFTLILLPIMVAPALLGIMFRLLLNGDIGAIPALLDTMGMSVSLFSPDSVIPLLIVLDVLQWTPFTFLIIYAGLQSFPKELLEASAMDGAGFFRSLWLIIVPVLKPVLFAAFFLRAIDALRTFDVIYVLTAGGPGTSTTTLSIYIYKAAFEAGDFGKAAAASLVVLICLLPFIPAIVKRIASTESAGKK is encoded by the coding sequence GTGGCTCAGACCACCGCACGACGCACGCCCACCGCCCCACCCGCGAGCCCACCGCCGCCCTCGCCCACCCCCTCGCCCGCTCGAACCGCCAGGATCAAGCACCTGCTTGCCGCGACGACGCTGAGCCTGCCGCTCATCCTGTTCGCCCTGGTCTTCGTGGCGTACCCGCTGATCTCTGGTGGCGCCACGGCGTTCCAGTCCAAGACCCTGCTGAACCCGGATGCCGCGTTCAACGGCATCGACAACTTCATCGCGTTGTTCAAGAACGAAGCCTTCGCGAAGGCCGCCGGCTTCACCGTGCTGTTCTCCGCCGTCGTGGTGTGCCTCGAGATGGTGCTGGGCTTCGGGCTCGCACTGCTGATGAATCGGGCCTTCCCGGGCAAGAAGCTCTTCTTCACGCTGATCCTGCTGCCGATCATGGTGGCACCCGCGCTTCTCGGCATCATGTTCCGCCTGCTCCTGAACGGAGACATCGGCGCGATCCCGGCCCTCCTCGACACCATGGGGATGAGCGTCTCGCTGTTCTCGCCCGACAGCGTCATCCCGCTGCTGATCGTCTTGGACGTGCTGCAGTGGACCCCGTTCACGTTCCTGATCATCTACGCGGGACTGCAATCGTTCCCGAAGGAACTGCTCGAAGCCTCAGCCATGGACGGGGCCGGATTCTTCCGCTCGCTCTGGCTGATCATCGTCCCGGTGCTGAAGCCCGTTCTGTTTGCGGCGTTCTTCCTTCGCGCCATCGACGCCCTCAGAACCTTCGACGTCATCTACGTGCTGACAGCGGGTGGGCCGGGAACGAGCACCACCACGCTGAGCATCTACATCTACAAGGCCGCGTTCGAGGCCGGTGATTTCGGGAAGGCCGCAGCGGCATCGCTCGTCGTGCTGATCTGCCTCCTGCCGTTCATCCCGGCAATCGTCAAACGGATCGCCTCGACCGAAAGTGCTGGCAAGAAATGA
- a CDS encoding carbohydrate ABC transporter permease, translating to MSIATPTTSDHATDATRLLLRAETRSSKRAERRAERDAMHGKRSLWLYTAAVAAIAIIINTPLFNAILVSFKPDGEIAKNPLALPTSPTLDHYANVLYASGYDFPRFFMNSAMISIGTVLLVLAIAVPGTYAIVRMRFGGRWIIDGASGLRLLPAIFFVVPFFVMFSNMGLSDTILGLIVANTFLNLPLAIILLASGLRDIPLEMEEAASIDGAGVFRTLSSIVLPMLAPTIVAVSVLVFIFSWNDYLFALVLSTSNATPVTLGASNFVTSTGIRWGDISAASFLSTLPPLLFAVFAQRYLVSGLSAGAVKG from the coding sequence ATGAGCATCGCCACCCCCACGACGTCGGATCACGCCACCGACGCCACCAGACTCTTGCTGCGCGCCGAGACGCGCAGCTCCAAGCGGGCCGAACGGCGGGCCGAGCGCGACGCGATGCACGGCAAGCGCAGCCTGTGGCTGTACACGGCGGCCGTCGCCGCCATCGCCATCATCATCAACACCCCGCTGTTCAACGCGATCCTAGTCAGCTTCAAGCCTGACGGTGAGATCGCCAAGAACCCGCTCGCGCTGCCGACGAGCCCGACGCTCGACCACTACGCGAACGTTCTCTACGCCTCCGGCTACGACTTCCCGAGGTTCTTCATGAACTCGGCGATGATCTCGATCGGCACCGTGCTCCTCGTCCTCGCGATCGCGGTGCCCGGCACCTACGCGATCGTGCGGATGCGGTTCGGCGGCCGGTGGATCATCGACGGCGCGTCCGGGCTGCGCCTGCTACCAGCCATCTTCTTCGTCGTGCCGTTCTTCGTCATGTTCTCGAACATGGGCCTGTCCGACACGATTCTCGGCCTCATCGTCGCCAACACGTTCCTCAACCTGCCGCTCGCGATCATCCTGCTCGCCTCCGGGCTGCGCGACATCCCGCTCGAAATGGAGGAGGCGGCCTCGATTGATGGCGCAGGGGTGTTCCGCACCCTGTCCAGCATCGTGCTGCCGATGCTCGCCCCCACGATCGTCGCGGTCTCGGTGCTGGTCTTCATCTTCAGCTGGAACGACTACCTCTTCGCGCTCGTGCTCTCGACGTCGAACGCGACGCCGGTCACCCTCGGAGCCTCGAACTTCGTCACCAGCACGGGAATCCGCTGGGGCGACATCTCCGCCGCCTCCTTCCTCTCGACGCTCCCGCCGCTGCTGTTCGCGGTCTTCGCTCAGCGCTACCTGGTCAGCGGGCTGTCTGCCGGTGCGGTGAAAGGTTGA
- a CDS encoding GntR family transcriptional regulator, which produces MAHKYETVASGIREIIDASLVAHDALPSERELMSRYSVSRMTVRAAIAKLADEGLVYNVHGSGTYVGSKDLFLKTPKLTSFTEDMTSRGYVASSRPLALSRIDADEEIARHLGVPVDTECTHLRRLRLADNNPMAIEDVYLPRTVLEIEHLHLDQSLYEQLTEAGHEVYRAEQEIQAITLSEEDSRILGVPSGSAALSVERVSSSRRGQLIEFARTIYRADRYSFHIAVTRDNNEK; this is translated from the coding sequence ATGGCGCATAAATACGAAACGGTCGCATCCGGAATCCGCGAGATCATCGACGCATCGCTCGTTGCCCATGACGCCCTCCCGTCGGAGCGCGAGCTGATGAGCCGCTATTCGGTGAGCCGGATGACGGTGCGTGCAGCCATCGCGAAGCTCGCGGACGAGGGGCTCGTCTACAACGTGCACGGCTCCGGCACGTACGTCGGGTCGAAAGACCTGTTCCTTAAGACGCCCAAGCTGACCTCGTTCACCGAGGACATGACCAGCCGCGGCTACGTCGCCTCCTCCCGGCCGCTCGCGCTGTCTCGGATCGATGCCGACGAGGAGATCGCCAGGCATCTGGGGGTCCCGGTCGACACGGAGTGCACCCACCTGCGGCGACTGCGTCTGGCCGACAACAACCCGATGGCGATCGAGGACGTCTACCTGCCCCGCACGGTGCTCGAGATTGAACACCTGCACCTCGACCAGTCGCTCTACGAGCAGCTCACCGAGGCCGGGCACGAGGTGTACCGGGCCGAGCAGGAGATTCAGGCCATCACGCTCAGCGAGGAGGACAGCCGGATTCTGGGCGTGCCGAGCGGTTCTGCCGCGCTCAGCGTCGAACGGGTCAGCTCCTCACGGCGCGGCCAGCTGATCGAGTTCGCCCGCACCATCTACCGCGCAGACCGGTACAGCTTCCATATCGCCGTCACACGAGACAACAACGAGAAATGA
- a CDS encoding endonuclease/exonuclease/phosphatase family protein codes for MNGVGPTIIAVHAGAPTEGAMSDWRSDLDWLAGQCDAPDVIMAGDFNATLDHMAGRGIDGGALGRCSDAALSAGSAALGTWPSNVPPLLGAPIDHVLATKNWRVDAFRVLDEADASGSDHRPLLTRYLPAGG; via the coding sequence GTGAACGGCGTCGGACCGACGATCATCGCCGTGCACGCCGGTGCCCCGACCGAGGGCGCGATGAGTGACTGGCGGAGCGACCTGGACTGGCTGGCCGGCCAGTGCGACGCCCCCGACGTGATCATGGCCGGCGATTTCAACGCCACGCTCGACCACATGGCCGGGCGCGGCATCGACGGCGGCGCCCTCGGGCGGTGCTCGGATGCCGCCCTCTCGGCCGGCAGCGCGGCGCTCGGCACCTGGCCGAGCAACGTGCCACCCCTGCTGGGCGCCCCGATCGACCATGTGCTGGCCACCAAGAACTGGCGGGTGGACGCGTTCCGCGTGCTCGACGAGGCCGACGCGTCCGGCAGCGACCACCGCCCACTGCTCACCCGCTATCTGCCTGCGGGCGGTTGA
- a CDS encoding ROK family protein, with amino-acid sequence MIPEHTHATHDDGLVLSLDIGGTKIAAGLVTAAGSVVARAETATPAREGGERILATAAALGTEVLGSLGSARLVAVSVGSAGVIEADTGRVLAATGHLSDWKGTEICRGLAASFTVPILACNDVHAHAVGETFVGAGRGHGTVLVGAVGTGIGGAVVIDGVPQFGTHGVAGHLGHVPVHEAEGVLCPCGRYGHVEAISSGTALHALYLRNGGDPAARDTRDVVSRAAHDTVAFDTVVTSAGAFGRALAGVINMIDPGIVVLAGGMINAGALWWDSMLAGAREGTMPILSDVPIVRAQLGNDAALIGAAKRAFDAQGDHA; translated from the coding sequence ATGATCCCAGAACACACACACGCAACACACGACGACGGTCTCGTCCTCAGCCTCGACATCGGCGGCACCAAGATCGCCGCGGGCCTAGTCACCGCGGCAGGCTCCGTGGTCGCGCGGGCCGAGACCGCCACACCGGCACGGGAGGGTGGGGAGCGCATCCTCGCCACCGCCGCGGCGCTGGGCACGGAGGTGCTCGGCTCACTCGGGTCCGCACGGCTGGTCGCTGTCAGCGTCGGCTCGGCTGGCGTGATCGAGGCGGATACCGGGCGAGTTCTCGCGGCGACCGGGCATCTGAGTGACTGGAAGGGCACCGAAATCTGTCGGGGCCTCGCAGCGTCGTTCACTGTGCCCATCCTGGCCTGCAACGACGTTCACGCGCACGCCGTCGGCGAAACATTTGTCGGGGCCGGCCGCGGCCATGGCACCGTGCTCGTCGGCGCGGTCGGCACCGGGATTGGTGGCGCCGTCGTCATCGACGGGGTTCCCCAGTTCGGCACCCACGGGGTGGCCGGGCACCTCGGCCACGTTCCCGTGCACGAGGCGGAGGGCGTGCTCTGCCCCTGCGGAAGGTACGGGCACGTCGAGGCCATCTCCTCCGGAACCGCGCTGCACGCGCTGTACCTGCGCAACGGGGGAGACCCGGCCGCGCGCGATACCCGCGACGTTGTCTCTCGGGCCGCCCACGACACGGTGGCATTCGACACCGTCGTGACCTCGGCCGGCGCGTTCGGCCGAGCCCTGGCCGGTGTCATCAACATGATCGATCCCGGCATCGTGGTTCTGGCGGGCGGAATGATCAACGCCGGTGCCTTGTGGTGGGACTCCATGCTCGCCGGGGCACGGGAGGGCACCATGCCGATCCTGAGCGACGTGCCCATCGTCCGGGCCCAGCTCGGCAATGATGCGGCGCTCATCGGCGCTGCAAAACGCGCTTTCGATGCACAGGGGGACCACGCATGA
- a CDS encoding ABC transporter substrate-binding protein: MLKRRISAIGAVFVSAALLAGCSAAGAGAGEDGDGKGTIKMVSWPGPEGDAMSKVVDAYNAGQGKKDGVTVDMVLLSRQDTFSKETALMASKSSDMDIYWTASYNVGQYSPSLEPLDGIDTSNYFQVAVDGLSYEGSLYALPLDVSNHFLLYRTDLIEHLLTDETARADYARISAAVLGEAREPKDPNEWDLEDYKAMAAYFSEAENPASPTEYGTILQAKNLLYNTMIWDDVLWGYGGGWAEDGTATLDTEAATKAVELYADIYTNKWTSPDSAQAEFPETQAALQSGSVAFALQWSAAFASLNDPAQSPDVAGKIGIANVPGGKSHVHALSVSLNKYSKNKAAATTWLDYLATPEAMTLYAEAGGIPAMPAVLEANTDINPAFAQVSSTIASGYSVPVFPQTFQAYSKIAEDLSGAWVGQTPAAEALATANANLQELLDQ, translated from the coding sequence ATGCTGAAGAGACGCATCAGCGCAATCGGAGCAGTATTCGTGTCGGCAGCGTTGCTGGCCGGATGCTCGGCCGCCGGCGCGGGAGCCGGCGAAGACGGAGACGGAAAGGGCACCATCAAGATGGTGTCCTGGCCCGGCCCGGAGGGCGACGCGATGAGCAAGGTCGTCGACGCCTACAACGCAGGCCAGGGCAAGAAGGACGGTGTCACGGTCGACATGGTCCTGCTCTCCCGCCAGGACACCTTCTCGAAGGAGACGGCGCTGATGGCGTCGAAGTCCAGCGACATGGACATCTACTGGACCGCGTCGTACAACGTGGGCCAGTACTCGCCCTCACTGGAGCCGCTGGACGGCATCGACACCTCGAACTACTTCCAGGTTGCCGTGGACGGGCTCAGCTACGAGGGCTCGCTGTACGCGCTTCCGCTCGATGTGAGCAACCACTTCCTGCTCTACCGCACCGACCTCATCGAGCACCTCCTCACCGACGAGACCGCACGGGCCGACTACGCGAGGATCAGCGCCGCCGTGCTGGGTGAGGCCCGCGAGCCGAAGGACCCGAACGAGTGGGACCTCGAGGACTACAAGGCGATGGCCGCGTACTTCTCCGAGGCTGAGAACCCCGCGTCCCCGACCGAGTACGGCACCATCCTGCAGGCCAAGAACCTGCTGTACAACACGATGATCTGGGATGACGTGCTCTGGGGCTACGGCGGAGGCTGGGCCGAGGATGGCACCGCCACCCTCGACACTGAGGCCGCAACCAAGGCCGTCGAACTGTACGCCGACATCTACACGAACAAGTGGACATCGCCGGACAGCGCTCAGGCAGAGTTCCCCGAGACCCAGGCTGCCCTGCAGTCCGGCAGCGTCGCATTCGCCCTGCAGTGGTCGGCGGCCTTCGCGTCGCTGAACGACCCCGCGCAGTCGCCGGATGTCGCGGGCAAGATCGGCATCGCGAACGTTCCGGGCGGCAAGTCGCACGTGCACGCGCTCTCTGTCTCGCTGAACAAGTACAGCAAGAACAAGGCTGCGGCCACGACCTGGCTGGACTACCTGGCCACCCCCGAGGCCATGACCCTCTACGCCGAGGCCGGCGGAATCCCCGCCATGCCCGCAGTGCTCGAAGCCAACACCGACATCAACCCTGCGTTCGCCCAGGTCTCCAGCACCATCGCAAGCGGCTACTCGGTTCCCGTGTTCCCGCAGACGTTCCAGGCCTACAGCAAGATCGCTGAAGACCTGAGCGGCGCATGGGTCGGCCAGACCCCGGCCGCCGAGGCGCTCGCCACGGCCAACGCCAACCTGCAGGAACTGCTCGACCAGTAG